The DNA window AGGTCACAGTCGACAGGCGCGGGCGCACAGCCGGAGATCGTCGGGCTCATTCCCGCAGCCGGTCAAGCCAAGCGCCTCCAGCCTTTTCCCTGCAGCAAGGAATTGTTTCCTGTCGGGTTCTCGAGGGACCCGCAGACCGGCCTGCCTCGGCCCAAAGTCTCGGCCCAGTATTTGTTGGACAAATTTCAAACGGCCGGCATCGACAAAACCTTCATCGTGATTCGTGAAGGCAAATGGGACATTCCGAACTATTTCCGCGAAGGGCAGGGCGTCGGGATGTCGCTCGCGTATCTCGTGATTCCCGGTTCACTCGGACCGCCGGACACGATGGATCGCGCCTATGACTTCGTGTCCCGGTACCGGATTGCCTTCGGATTTCCGGACATCCTCTTCGGCCCGCCGGATGCCTTTGCGCGGCTGATTGCGCAGCAGGACAGGACCGGAGCCGACGTGGTGCTCGGTCTCCATGAGATTGAAGAGCCGCGGGTCTGGGACATGGTGGACAGCGACGCAGAGGGGCGCGTCCGGGAGATCGTGATGAAACCGGCCTCGACCACACTCACCTTCGGCTGGCACTTTGCCGTCTGGACGCCGGCCTTCACGACTTTTCTCCACGGCTTTCTCCGAGCCGCTGAGACCAAACGTAATCTCGACCGGCTTGCGAGCAAGGCCAACGATCCCGGCGGAGACTTGGCCATGGGCGTCGTCCTGCAGGCCGCATTGAAGGCGGGGTTGTCGATCCAGAGCGTGAAATTCCCCGGCGAACGCTACCTCGACATCGGCACACCGGACAATCTAGCCAAAGCCGTGCGGGAATTCGGCGCAGACTAAGTCGGTCCAACCTGCCCGGGCGTACCAGTCTACTTCTGACATGAACACTGCCACCGTCTACGACTGCGCATCGTAGATTTCTTCCTCACGGGTACGCTGCCAGGAGCTGCTCGACCACTCGCAAGCGCTTCGTGCCTTCTTCCCCCCTGAATTTCTTCCGGCACGTCTCGCACAACTTCGCGCGGCCCGCGATCAAACGGATATCGCGCGCATCGTTGTAATACAGCAGGCAGTCCTTCGCTCCCTTCTTATGCGCCGGGATGCCCGCCACGACTCCAGCGGCCAAATTCGCCATCAGCCGCTCGACCGTCAGACCGTGCTCGGCGAGTTTGTCGAGCAGACCGTAGGTGGACGCTAACGACAGGGGATGTTGCTCCCAGTAGTAACGATACAGTTCGCCCTCGGCCTCGAGGGGAAAGTTCGTGATGCAGACCAGATGATCCACGCCCAGCTCTCTCGGCTTTGTCTTCAGCTTTTGATAGAGCGCCTCCGCCACGACAAAGGCTTCTCCCTTGCTCTGTTCACGCCGCCAGGTACCGATCGGGGCGGGGAACGAGACCGGTTCGAACGTATACACCTCCTGCGCCTTGGTCAACTGGTCGCAGATCTCACGGAGATGAGGAATCATGCGGTGCGCGTTCCACATGGCGATTCGTTTGCGTCCTTCCGTCGCCTTCCGATAGCGCCTGGTCTCCGCGCTGACCGTCCGCTCATAGTCCGCCGCCGCACGGGGGAGGCAGAGCCGCTGCGCCGGGTTGCGGGCAAAGACGACCGGCACCGCCCAATCGATGGCTTCTCCGGAAATCGCATAGTTGACCGAGACCCGCGCCTCGCGGGCCGCGTCGCCGATGGACTGTCCCAGCGCCAGCGCCCAATAGAAATGTCGCGTGAACGCCGTCGCCGATACGTCCAAGACCGGATATTGATTGGCCACGACGGCCGGCACGCCGCCCGACACCAGGGCCTGCGCGACGCCGCGGTTGAAATGCTCGCGACCGCCGCGGCCTGTTTCGCAGGCGTTCAGACAGACCAACCGAATCCCCCGGCGGCAGACGATTTGACGCAACGTATCGGAATCCAATTCCTGCACGCCGCCTTGGGCATTCTCAAATACCAAGTAGCCGGTGCCCTCCGACGCACGAAACTCCCCATGCCCGATGAAATGCAGCACATCGAACGGCCCAGGCGCCGCTTCCAGCGTGCGGTGCAGCAATTCAGGCGTGGCATCGAGCAGAAGCTCGACGTCGGCCAACCCGGCGTCGAGCAGCCGGCGGAATCCGCTGCGGATCACATCCGCTTCCTCATCCACCGACAACTTGGCGAGCCCCAAGGGCTGGGCCACCACCACCAGAATCCGCATCGGTCCCGTGCGTTCGGGCAGGCGATCGGCTGGAATGGCCGTCAGCACGTTTCTGGTGAAGTTGACCTCCTCGAGCGCGAGGAAATTCTGGCGGTCGGGATCGTAGATGAATTCCCAGGCTTGGTCGGCAATCCAATCGATGTCCGACGTAAAAATCATATGCAACCGCTGGCTGGCCTGTTCGCTGCGCGCCGCGTCGTAGAGGCGCCGCACCTGGCCGGGGAAGAGCGTTTTGAACAACGCGGTGCCGAGCCGCCGCAAGTCGTCATCGCCGGGAAGGCTGGTGAACTTGGGATTGCCGTCGATATAGCCCTGGATGCGCTTCTGCACGGCAATGATCTGCTGCCATTGCGTCGTGCCGCTGTCTCCTTCCGACGAGGATCGAGTAGGCCCGCCCTTCGCTTCTCGCCGCTTCCGCAACTTTTCCGTCACCCTGGCATTGCGAAAGGTGGCGATGAGGTCGGCCACATTGTCCTGCGGATGGGGATCGATCACCGCGATCTGAAACACGTCCTCCGGTTCAGTCGGCCGAGGGACCGGGGCTGCAGCCGGAGGAGCCTGGCGCGTGTCGCGGGAAAGAGTCGGCGGCGCCGGTCGAGGCTCGATGCGGGACGCGGGGGCCGCCTGGGTTCTTCCCATCCCTCGGCGCCGGCCAGAGGGCAGGTTGGTCTCGACGTCCACCGCCGTCGACGGTTGAGCCTGTCCACGCAAGGCACGGACGAGAAAATCCACCGTGGTCTGGTCCTCGAAAAAATTCACGTGGTTGACCGGATGTTGCTGAACGAGATTGCCGCCGAGGCCGAAGCAGCCGACGCGGTCGCCGGGAATCGCCACGCCGGTCGCGCGGTCGACACGCCAGCCGCCCTCGGTCGGCACGACGAGGTCGTTGGCCGTCTGGAAAAACAGGTCCGCACCGGCATCCACGATGCGCTGCAGGACTTTGTCATCCGGTTCGTAGTTCGCCACCAAGGCGGAGTAGGCCTCGGCCGGGGGCCCGGGCGGGGATTGCAGCGCGCGAATGATCTCTCCCTTGCTGTCCATGGACGCAAGCCCCGGCAAGCCGCCGCCGATGCGCCGCGCGATCCAAGACAGGGCTTCGCTCACGAATTCCAATCCCGTCGTGAACGGATTGTCGGGGAAGAGTTCCAGCACGTTCGACAGCCAGTTGGTATAGGTCGAGACATGGTCGGGGGACGCCAGCGGGGTCCCTTCGTTCGGACTGGCGACCAGCACCACTCGCCCGACCGCAAACCGATCGGCGAGCCCAGGAAAGAGCTCCCGCCGCTCGACCAAATGCCGCAACACCAAGCCGCCGCGCGAGTGGGTGACGACGTCGAACGCCGTCGGGCGGTTCGGCAAGGCTTCGAGCAACATCTTGACGTTGTCCTCGGGCGTGCGGCTCACCGTAAAGTGATCGAACCCGTAGATGCGATTGCCGTAGACCTCCCGCAGATTCTCGAAGAACGTCTGCCCATCCGCGCCTTGGGTGCTGCCCAACCCCTTGAAGGCTGACTTGGTGTTGGAGAAGGTGCCGTGAAGAAAGAGCAGGTTCCGGTCGGACGTACTCAGCGTCGAGAGGTCGGCTGCCGGAAGAACCTCCTTGCTTCCGAGTCCGGCGGAATCCACCGAGAGCCACCCCTCGCGGCGCCCGGCAATCTTCCACGCCGCCGTTTCCCAGAGGTAGGCCAGTTTCGGAAGCACAAAGTCCGCGACCGCGCCGGCGATTTTCAGGACGACCGTCTTGATCGCGGCACTGATGAACCCGCGGCGGCCGGTCCCCGCGTCTGTCTGGGCAGGCACAGGGATGGAAAAGTGATGGACGACACGGCCGCCTCGTCTTGTTCCGCGTCTGGCCGGCTCGGAGGGAAAATGAAAGCGAATGGCGCCGGAGGCATAGCGCGTCATCACGACATAAACCTCGTCGGCCCGTCCCTCCACGTCGAGCGTGAGGGGAGTCGGTGCCGCTTCGCCGCGCCGGAGCTTGGGTGTCGCCGTCAAGGTTTGCTCGACCTCCCACCGGTTGGTCGCCGCAAGCTTCGCTGCGAAGGGATCTTCCACCGCCGCCCCACGCCGCGGTCCACGAACCGTCCCCTCAGTCTGAACGTCCCATCCCTCGGTCGCCCAACTCACCTTGCCGCGCTTCTTCATCGCCATGGTCTGTCTGTGCTCCTATTTCAATGGCACGCCACACGTCGTATTTCGTATCTCGCGGAGGACAGTGCGTTTCCCGCAGAACCCGCTTGCGCTCGACGCCAAGAGATCTCGGCGACCTTGAAACATGCCTGGATCGTCTCAAGATACCGTATTGTCGCACTCTACGCCTATTGAAGAGAGGCGACTAGCCTACTCAATCGAATTATCTGCCCATCATTCAAGCCCCACACGATCTATATGGCGCTACTGTCGCAACACGCTACGTAGGCAGTACAGCGCGTGATGCGTGAAATACGTGCATTAAAAACTATTGACCTCCGTCGACAAATCCGGCAGGTTTCCCTTCGCTGCTCAGGTTCATTGCGAACGCAAGGCAACTGTCGTATGCATGAGATCCGTTTAGCCCTCGTCCACCACGATCGTCTGTACCGGGAATGCCTGGCAGAGTATCTCGCTCTGCGCGAAGAGATGGTGATCGTCTGCAACTGTCCCTCTCTGGAATCCGCGGCTCACGATTTGTTCGAGTTTACGCCGGATATTCTCCTACTCAACTACGAGAACAGCCGATCGCACTTAGAGCTGACACTGCTGGAGAGAGTCGATTTCACTGCAAAAACAATTGTAGTTGGTGTGCCAAATACTGATGCAGATATTCTCGCCTGCATCGAAGAATTGGGGGCATCGGGGTATGTATTGATTGACGACTCCTTGGGGGATCTTATCGAGAATGTGCATGCGGTGATGAATGGGCAGACGCTGTGTTCTCCGAGAATTGCCAACCTCGCATTCAGCCGTATGTCCGCGCTCGCGCGCCGACAGGCCTCCCTGCTGGCTAATTCTCCTAAGGGGACATGTCTCACAAGACGTGAGTCTGAGATAGCACAGTTGATTGATGACGGGCTGAGCAACAAGGAAATTGCAGCCCGGCTTCACATCGAGATCTCGACCGTTAAGAACCATGTACACAACATGCTCGACAAGTTGCAAATCCGTAATCGACATTCCGCCGTGAAGTACCTTAAATCACACAATATTCCCACCGTCAGTCACTCGTAGTTTCGGTTCCCACCTCGTGTTCGCTCCACCGAAGTCTGAGTCCAAAAGTTCGCCCCACAGCGCCGTTCACTTTCTTCATTCCCGCAGGCGGGATCTAGATAAGGATCTAGATCCTTTGTGCTTCCATTCTAGATCTCAATTGATACTCCAGATTCATTGGTCTGTGCTTTCGATGCGAGTAGAGTGGCCGGCAACAGAGTTGTGAGGTCCACTGTTGGACAAGATCCGGGTGCTCTTGGCTAATCACCCCTTAATGGTTCCCGATGCCATTCGGAGACTGTTAGAGGAGCAAGACGATATGGAGGTCGTCGGCGCTTGTCGCGGCCCGATAAAGATTCTTCAGGAGACCGGCCGGACTAATGCCGATGCTGTAATTCTCGCGCAGGAGGGAAGCGGCGAGCCGGGGTTGTGTAGTCAGTTGTTAGCGGTCTATCCCGATCTCATGATTCTTTGTTTAGCACCTGATGGACAAACCGTCTATGCGCAACGTCTTCGTTCATGCCGTCACAAAGTACCGGCGCCTCAGATGGTGAACATCGCACACATTCTTCGCAAGCTGATTAGGAGCGGGATCCAACGTTGAGATGACTCTAGCCGCTGCGGATCTGTGAGTACACGAGGAGGAACTCTATGGCACAGACAATCTCGGTAAC is part of the Nitrospiraceae bacterium genome and encodes:
- a CDS encoding CHAT domain-containing protein, which gives rise to MAMKKRGKVSWATEGWDVQTEGTVRGPRRGAAVEDPFAAKLAATNRWEVEQTLTATPKLRRGEAAPTPLTLDVEGRADEVYVVMTRYASGAIRFHFPSEPARRGTRRGGRVVHHFSIPVPAQTDAGTGRRGFISAAIKTVVLKIAGAVADFVLPKLAYLWETAAWKIAGRREGWLSVDSAGLGSKEVLPAADLSTLSTSDRNLLFLHGTFSNTKSAFKGLGSTQGADGQTFFENLREVYGNRIYGFDHFTVSRTPEDNVKMLLEALPNRPTAFDVVTHSRGGLVLRHLVERRELFPGLADRFAVGRVVLVASPNEGTPLASPDHVSTYTNWLSNVLELFPDNPFTTGLEFVSEALSWIARRIGGGLPGLASMDSKGEIIRALQSPPGPPAEAYSALVANYEPDDKVLQRIVDAGADLFFQTANDLVVPTEGGWRVDRATGVAIPGDRVGCFGLGGNLVQQHPVNHVNFFEDQTTVDFLVRALRGQAQPSTAVDVETNLPSGRRRGMGRTQAAPASRIEPRPAPPTLSRDTRQAPPAAAPVPRPTEPEDVFQIAVIDPHPQDNVADLIATFRNARVTEKLRKRREAKGGPTRSSSEGDSGTTQWQQIIAVQKRIQGYIDGNPKFTSLPGDDDLRRLGTALFKTLFPGQVRRLYDAARSEQASQRLHMIFTSDIDWIADQAWEFIYDPDRQNFLALEEVNFTRNVLTAIPADRLPERTGPMRILVVVAQPLGLAKLSVDEEADVIRSGFRRLLDAGLADVELLLDATPELLHRTLEAAPGPFDVLHFIGHGEFRASEGTGYLVFENAQGGVQELDSDTLRQIVCRRGIRLVCLNACETGRGGREHFNRGVAQALVSGGVPAVVANQYPVLDVSATAFTRHFYWALALGQSIGDAAREARVSVNYAISGEAIDWAVPVVFARNPAQRLCLPRAAADYERTVSAETRRYRKATEGRKRIAMWNAHRMIPHLREICDQLTKAQEVYTFEPVSFPAPIGTWRREQSKGEAFVVAEALYQKLKTKPRELGVDHLVCITNFPLEAEGELYRYYWEQHPLSLASTYGLLDKLAEHGLTVERLMANLAAGVVAGIPAHKKGAKDCLLYYNDARDIRLIAGRAKLCETCRKKFRGEEGTKRLRVVEQLLAAYP
- a CDS encoding response regulator transcription factor codes for the protein MHEIRLALVHHDRLYRECLAEYLALREEMVIVCNCPSLESAAHDLFEFTPDILLLNYENSRSHLELTLLERVDFTAKTIVVGVPNTDADILACIEELGASGYVLIDDSLGDLIENVHAVMNGQTLCSPRIANLAFSRMSALARRQASLLANSPKGTCLTRRESEIAQLIDDGLSNKEIAARLHIEISTVKNHVHNMLDKLQIRNRHSAVKYLKSHNIPTVSHS